Within Marinomonas mediterranea MMB-1, the genomic segment AAGTCTAAAACTACTATTAGCAAGCCCAGACGCCGTATTAATAGCCGCACCAGGAAGCTCATCAGTTCTACCGCAAACAACATTGAAAAGTACGGGCTATCAAGGTCAGATCTACCAAACTCACGGCGCAGCACTTGATCCATTCCTAAAACTTGGCGGGGACGCAGTTGAGGGGACGATATTGGCTGCAAGCTTAATGCTGGTTCTTGACCAAGCGCCAGAAACGCCATCAAAAGCAATCGCGACTAAGTATGTCGAAGACTACCAATCCCTCTACAACAAAAAGCCTGCCACGTTTGGCGGTAACGTCTTTGACGCAGGGCTTTTGCTAGAAACCGCCATTCCTACTGCCTTAAAAACAGCAAAACCAGGCACACCTGAATTCCGTGCCGCACTTCGCGATGCATTAGAAAGCACAACGGAGCTGTCAGGCACACAAGGCGTTTATAACATCACGCCTGAAGATCACAGTGGTTTTGATGAACGAGGCCGTGTGCTCATCACTGTTAAGAACGGCAAATGGCAACTTCTAGAAGAATAACGTGTAGATAAATACGTGATACGCGCTGGCGCCCCCTAGACGACAGCGCGGCTTTCTATACGACTACGTGAAAACGTTGGTTTCAGACATACCGTTTTAACGACAAGAGTGCCACTTAAGGCACCTATACGATTGAGAAGTTACAAGGAAAAGGATATGAATGTTCAAGTCGCTGCGTTACTTGGACAGGATGGACTAACCAATGGCGCGATTTACGCACTGTTGTCATTGTCCATTTTGTTAGTCTTTACCGTTACCCGAATTTTATTAATCCCTTTAGGCGAATTTGTTACCTTTGGGGCGCTCACAATGGCCGCCATTCAAACAGGTAAGCCGCTGGCTTTAGAATGGCTTCTGGCGGCATTAATGCTAATCGACATTGCATTGGATGTTTACTCACGAAGGGACAGGACAGTAAGTCGAAAGCAGTACCAAATGATCGCTTTAAAGGCCGCTTACCTTGCTGTCGTATTGTTTGTTACACAAACCTTTACTCTTTCTGAACTGCCTATGCTGGCACAATCCATCTTGACGTTGTGCCTTATTGTTCCAATGGGCCCAATTATGTATCGACTATTTTTCCAACCATTGGCGGATGCAGCGCCTTTGGTTCTGCTCATTGTGTCGATTGCGGTGCATGTCGCTATGGTAGGAATAGGACTGCTTCTTTTTGGGCCAGAGGGAGGACACACCAAGCCTTTCTCAAATAGCATGCTTCAAATAAGCAATATCTTCATAAAAAGTCAGGCTTTATGGGTTATTTTTAGCGCCCTATTTCTCATCCTCGCACTTTTCTTCGCGTTTGAGCGCACTTTATACGGTAAAGCACTCAGAGCCGCCGCTGTGAACCAAGTTGGAGCACGTTTGCTTGGCATTTCCCCCGTATTCGCAGGTAAGGCCACTTTTGCTTTAGCGGCCTTTATAGGCTGCGCGTCGGGCATTCTTATCGCCCCCATTACAACGCTCTACTACGACTCTGGTTTTGTTATCAGCCTTAAAGGGTTTGTTGGCGCGATCATTGGCGGACTAGCAAGTTACCCCATTGCCGCGTTTGGCGCTGTCGTCGTTGGCCTAATAGAAGCTTTCTCTATGTTCTGGGCCAGCAGTTATAAAGAGATCATCGTGTTCACACTGATTATTCCTTTTCTTATTTGGCGCTCAATGAAGGCCTCACATGTGGAGGATGAATAATGAAACCTCGTATCCTAATTATCTTAGTCGCTTGTGTGGCGTTACTTGCACCGCTTGTATTACCTAGTTTTCAGATCACGCTATTAAACTATATTGGTCTCTACGCGCTTGTTGTCCTTGGATTAGTACTGTTAACCGGTGTAGGCGGAATGACCAGTTTCGGGCAAGCTGCATTTGTAGGATTAAGTGCCTATACGACAACCTATTTAACAACAACCGCCGCTCTGCCAGACTGGTTAAGCTGGACAAACGGCTCCCCTTGGTTCGGTTTAGTGTTTGGCTTACTCCTTACCGCTGCAATAGCACTTATTCTAGGCGCACTTACCTTACGTTTGTCTGGACACTATCTGCCACTAGGCACGATCGCTTGGGGTATCTCACTGTATTATTTCTTCGGCACCATGACATCAATGGGTGGGCATACTGGGGTCAGCGACATTCCACCTTTAACCTTCTTCAGGCTCATCCTTGATCAGGGTGAAGAGATGTTTTACGTGATTTGGGTGATTCTTGCCGCAGCCATGTTTATCACACACAACCTTCTATCGTCACGTGAGGGTCGAGCAATACGCGCCTTAAAAGGCGGTCAGCTCATGGCGGAAGCGATGGGAGTAAATACGTTTCGATCCAAAATGATTGCGTTCGTTATATCCGCTCTATTCGCCGCGCTTTCTGGCTGGCTTTACGCTCACACACAACGCTTTATCAACCCGTCGCCTTTTGGCTTACACATGGGGATAGATTACCTCTTTATGGCGTTAATTGGCGGAGTCTCCAGCGTTTGGGGCGCTTTATTAGGCGCTGGTACGCTTACTATTATGAAACAGTGGCTGGAAGATTTATTACCCCTCATTCTAGGCAGTGACGGCCAATATGAAAGCATCGTTTTTGGCCTTCTTATTGTCTTGTTAATGCAACGCTCGCCGAGTGGACTGTGGCCATTTTTAGTCAAACTAACCCCAAGCTCCTGGCGCAGTAATAATCATCTCACTATCGATGATAACGCCAAGACGCTCGACCGCCGAGATCTGCCTGCAAGAGAGTCATTACTACTCGAAGCCAAAGACGTAACACGACGTTTTGGTGGATTAATTGCCAACAATAAGATGAACTTATCTCTGCATGCAGGCGAAATACTCGCGCTTATTGGCCCTAACGGCGCAGGTAAATCGACCATGTTTAACCAGCTGTCTGCGGTCGATACGCCGACTGAAGGCGAAATCATCTTTAGAGGAAAAAGTTTAAAAGGCAAAAATGCACGTCAGGTTGCCGAAATGGGTATGAGCCGAACATTCCAACACGTCAAGATGCTTCCGACGATGAGTGTGCTTGAAAATGTGGCACTTGGTGCACACATGCGTGGTCAAAAAGGGGTTGTCAGTGCTTCTCTGCACCTCGAACGCAAAGAGGAGCAGCGCTTATTAAAAGAAGCGAAGCTGCAAATCGAACGCGTCGGCTTAGGTGAATATGTCTTCGAAGAAGCTGGCAATCTCGCTTTAGGGCAGCAGCGACTGCTAGAAATTGCGCGCGCTCTGTG encodes:
- a CDS encoding branched-chain amino acid ABC transporter permease; the encoded protein is MNVQVAALLGQDGLTNGAIYALLSLSILLVFTVTRILLIPLGEFVTFGALTMAAIQTGKPLALEWLLAALMLIDIALDVYSRRDRTVSRKQYQMIALKAAYLAVVLFVTQTFTLSELPMLAQSILTLCLIVPMGPIMYRLFFQPLADAAPLVLLIVSIAVHVAMVGIGLLLFGPEGGHTKPFSNSMLQISNIFIKSQALWVIFSALFLILALFFAFERTLYGKALRAAAVNQVGARLLGISPVFAGKATFALAAFIGCASGILIAPITTLYYDSGFVISLKGFVGAIIGGLASYPIAAFGAVVVGLIEAFSMFWASSYKEIIVFTLIIPFLIWRSMKASHVEDE
- a CDS encoding branched-chain amino acid ABC transporter ATP-binding protein/permease; the encoded protein is MKPRILIILVACVALLAPLVLPSFQITLLNYIGLYALVVLGLVLLTGVGGMTSFGQAAFVGLSAYTTTYLTTTAALPDWLSWTNGSPWFGLVFGLLLTAAIALILGALTLRLSGHYLPLGTIAWGISLYYFFGTMTSMGGHTGVSDIPPLTFFRLILDQGEEMFYVIWVILAAAMFITHNLLSSREGRAIRALKGGQLMAEAMGVNTFRSKMIAFVISALFAALSGWLYAHTQRFINPSPFGLHMGIDYLFMALIGGVSSVWGALLGAGTLTIMKQWLEDLLPLILGSDGQYESIVFGLLIVLLMQRSPSGLWPFLVKLTPSSWRSNNHLTIDDNAKTLDRRDLPARESLLLEAKDVTRRFGGLIANNKMNLSLHAGEILALIGPNGAGKSTMFNQLSAVDTPTEGEIIFRGKSLKGKNARQVAEMGMSRTFQHVKMLPTMSVLENVALGAHMRGQKGVVSASLHLERKEEQRLLKEAKLQIERVGLGEYVFEEAGNLALGQQRLLEIARALCSDPCALLLDEPAAGLRFLEKQALAELLVKLRGEGLAILLVEHDMDFVMNLANRIVVMEFGELIAEGLPHEIQTNPAVLEAYLGGVE